The window TCTCTGGAAATTATTGTGTTGTTCTAGTCGTGTGGCCTTTCCTCTGTTTTTTCTGGTTGATGTATCTTTGTTATCGCTCCCCGTTATCTTGCTTACAATTGGTGATACTTCGGACTATACATTGCCGTGAAGCTTTCAAAGAATGGCGGGCTATCAAAAGCAAACAATGAAACAACACaaacaataaacaaagaaaaaaaaaacaatcaatcaatcaataaagcaAGAAAGTCCAGTGTCTCTAAATGCAAACACAAATAAATGTGATAATCATTACAATGGACAGAGTAGGGGTGCTGTGTGAGGAAGGGGAGATGAAACCAAGGAAAATTCCATGAGTACTTTTGAATGAAGGATGTCAGGTCCAGTGTCAATTGAACCCAAAGAAGCAGGAGAAAACTGGCAGTCTCCCCCCCTCTTAAAAAACTTTGGATGAAAACTAATGGCCAGTGGCCTCTTACATAGCAAGTAGGGTCCAGCTGGCAGTTACCTCAATATTATTTTGGAAGCATTTGTAAAATATAAATGAGAGGGTTCAAAGTACGCAACAAAGTctaaaatacagcaaaaagcaccaggagccttcagagacgggacacagttctttattgGAGAAAATCAATGTTCCAATGTGGACCCGGCACagaccgtgtttcggcgcacagcgcctgcgtcaggggtctgtgttAAACATACATAACAATGTAAATCAGAAAAGTGACAGAGCCGAGAGACAAAAGGGGGATAAAtcggctatttttttttattcctggaATGCTGTTCCTCATCTTCATTGGATAATTGTAGTGATACCACCTGTCTAGCTGGAGGACCATTTCCAGGAGCACCGGCACTTTCCTGGGAGGACACGGACGCCTGACAATGACAATAGCGCTTGCTGCTGTTGGCAAATCCAAAATGGAGGATGTTTCCTAGAGCCCGGGACTCTTCATAGGTTGGCCCCCCCATTTCACCTGAATTCATTGACTCAGTCAtgttgggccagattcagtaaattgcaccaaaaaataggtgctgggaaaaatacACATTCAACAGTATTCTACAAAGGCTGCTCTGGGCTGAGCGCTCTTTACAGAAGACCTAAGAgtgtgaggacttacaccaactaacAGGGCCGTCGAGAGACTGGGGCAGGGCcagggccccgcccccaccgcccctgaggtcgccgccgccgctcccctctccaccccgtcgaggtcgccgccgctgctccTCCCTCcgtcctcccccctccatctgccaccgggccgggccccctgcattgaaatcacagcgcctctcacctccctgtgaaagagctgcaggcagcagggcagcagatcgcctcccttcggccctccttccctccttgtgtcccgcccttgcagaagttaTGTTAGACAAGGGCGGGtcacagggagagaaggaggcctgaagggaggcgatctgctgccctgctgcctgcagtgctttcacacggaggtgagaggcgctgtgatttcaatgcagggggtccagctcggtggcagacggttgacgatggagggcgggtgggactgcggcaccgggccccccttggaggcccgggcctggggaattttgtcccccctgccccccccccttggcggctaTGCCAACTGAAAACtagcgtaaatcctggcatgcaagttgagCGCACATCCTCTGTGGTCTGTAATATTACATCCAAATATTCAGAACGACCCTGACTCACCCATGAtccttccatggccacgcccctttttgggtTATATGCTATGAAAGTTGGGCAACCCCTCATTTTAGGGGCAGGAAGATACTTGAACAAACCCtagttggtgccaattaacatcaattggtTATTAGTGCCAAATTATTGAATGCTagtggcttgttaaccaattaagtggcGCGCACATCTCTGGATCACGCCCAAATTTGGATGATCTTTATAGAAACTCGGGGGTTGTTCTTAACTTCCATTCTACAGTGCTCTGGGCTAGAAATCTGAATAAATAGTAAACGACTTGTAATTCTGCTACGGACAAAAcgaagaactacaaatcccagcatgcTGTGTGTCaacgtctttttttttcaggagaaGGCAACATTCAAATCTGccctttccctgcccctccagaaGCCTCTTTACATCACTCTATGTCTGGATCGCATGCTTTAGGACGAGCGTGGTGGCATCGCAGCAGCTGCAGGTCCCCGAAGCTTAATTCTACCCAAATGTTTATTGTGAAAGAGAGAGGAGTTTTTCCACTGGTTCAGGAGGTATAAGTCAATGGAGAGAAAATCCTGAATTATCTTTTCTTGAGAGGAGCAGTGAAGAGATAAAATACTCAGCGTGGCTGCAACTGTGCTTGAGTTTTTGTTGTCAATTCTGGGGAACTCTGTTGGGTCTTCGTCATGGAAGGAGTTGATTTCTTCTTCAGGCAGCAACAGTTTTCATGGTGTCTGTGATCCAGGGTAGGTACGGAGAGATGCGTGTGAACACTGAAGGAGGGACACCACGGATCTTTCCATAGGACACAATACCCTCTACCACACCGTGGCACACCAGTGGCCCCCCGGAGTCTCCCTGGAAGAAAGCAGATAGGACCTTCATGAGGcgcatcatttttatttatttactagtaaaaaaggcccgtttctgacacaaatgaaacgggcgctagcaaggttttcctcggagtgtgtatgtttgagagagtgtgtgtgagacagagagtgaatatgcgagtgtatgtgagagagagagtgagtctgggtgcgagtgtgtctgtgtgagagagaagtgtgtgtgtgagaatgagagtgtgtgcaagtgcgtatgtgagacacagtgtgagagagagagagtgtgtgtttcacacagattgtgtgtgcgagagagagagtgtgtgtgagagacacagactctctgtgagacttgagtgtatgagaccaagagagtgtgtgagtgactgtgtgacacatagagagtgaatgtgatacagtgtgagacatagagtgtgtgagagacagtgtgtgagagtgagagagagagagtgtgtgagagagagtgtgtgtgtgacagagatacctccccccctctctggtgtcagccccccctctctctctggtgtctgagtgttactgtgcaggacgctgagctctggctgtgcttcaaggaactgaccaatcctatttcatagaatgcacctccaacattctgaagccgagaaacctcgtgtggttggtcacttctgcttgtgacgaacccggaagtgcgtgatgtcaattcaggagatggatccagagagcaggaatgcctcagccatgcagtcagcttcagaatgttggaggtgccttttattatataggatttgttacatttgtaccccacattttcccacctacttgcaggctcaatgtggcttacatagtaccgtaatggcgttcgccaagtcggttgataacaaatacttGAGACAGGTATCTCATGTGGAAATGATCAAGCGGGGTAGAAGCCAGCTCAACAAATATTAGTTACACTTTTAAAAATATGCTCAAGCAGTGGGTTAaccctagccagttaagtttttgACATTAGTTGACTGTTTAACTCTATAATCATAGGCTGTAGTTCACTCTACTTCTGGTATTGGTACAGCCAGGGTTCATCATACCTTCTTTCAGAGTCAACTACCGAAAGGTATGATGTCTGTTTATCGCTTGTTGCATGTACAACAGCCAAATATCAAAACCTACTATATTGAAGGTGCAATGTACTGTAAGTACCACCAGATGGCCCTGTTCTGTTTCAGGGATACTGATCCTTTCTTAGAGTAGATGCTACTGACTCCCTAtctcaagatgaaaatgaatgaACACTACATAAAGTTCTGATGATTCAGAAATTGTGCTGCATCTTATTCTTCAGCATGTAGGAATAAACCTCCTTTGCAACATAACTAACCATGGTCAGGGATGTTTTCTCCCAGTAGCTGACCATCACAAAAGAAATAATTACCCCAAACCAGAATAGACCAaaccctcctccccactccccccgttttctagttctgttgatggctctctcattctccctgtctcctcagctcgaaaccttggggtcatctttgactcttctctctccttctctgctcatatccagcagatcgccaagacctgtcgtttctttctttacaacatccgtaaaatccacccctttctttccgagcactctaccaaaaccctcatccacacccttatcacctctcgtttagactactgcaatctgcttcttgctggcctcccacttagtcacctctcccctctccaatcggttcaaaactctgctgcccgtttcatcttccgccagggtcgctttactcatactacccctttcctcaagtcgcttcactggctccctatccgttttcgcatcctgttcaaacttcttctactaacctataaatgtactcactctgctgctccccagtatctctccacactcgtccttccctacaccccttcccgtgcactccgctccatggataaatccttcttatctgttcccttctccactactgccaactccagacttcgcgccttctgtctcgctgcaccctacgcctggaataaacttcctgagcccctacgtcttgccccatccttggccacctttaaatctagactgaaagcccacctctttaacattgcttttgactggtaaccactcgcctccacctaccctcctctcctctttcctgtacacattgattgatttgatttgcttactttattttttgtctattagattgtaagctctttgagcagggactgtctttcttctatgtttgtgcagcgctgcgtacgccttgtagcgctatagaaatgctaaatagtagtagtaaatttcagATTAGTTCTTGACATCTAACTTACATGAAAAAAGGGTTCCTTTTGGCCACAGCAGATCAATGAGTAACATAATATGTCTCCCCTTTCTAATAGTCAAAGCTGATGACATCACTGTGCTACAAAATGGCTACTTCCTGCAGTAGAGCAGTAAGTGATGCCATATCATCCTTTACTTATGTTCTACCATCGCTACTTTAACCAAACAAAATGGCTGCTTCAAGAAGTAAAGAACACTCTTCAAGATGAGCTCTCTTGATTGGATTTGAAACCTATTGGTTGGAGAGTGGAAGTCTGAGGAAGACAAAGGCTACTTTCATGCAGATAAATAGTCCTTACCCCAAAAGAGCCTTGCTTCTTGCCTGGGTCCCCTACACAGAGGATGGACAAGCCAGCTTCCAGTCCCGGGTAGTACAGTCTGCAGATGTCTCTGTTGATTACCTCCAGGTCCACCTCCTGCAAGCGGTGAGTGGCGCTATGGTTATAGATATCTGCCCGCCCCCATCCGGCAACGTTGCAGAAAGATCCCAGGGTGACGTGGCTGGTGGAGTTGGTGGCAGGTAGAGTAATGGGTCTCACAGCATGGGTTAAGTTGGCTTTGCCGTCCAACTGTGACAGAAACAGGGGAGGTGTAAGAGGACAGATGTAAGAGAAAAGGAAGTTGGGGGTTGCACATGGCTTTGGATACCTGCATGGATCACTTACCTGCAGCAACATGATGTCATTGGAGAATGTCAGCTGGTTGAAGTGAGGATGGGGGAAGTAGCGTAGGACAGAGAAATGTTGCTGTGTGCTCTCAGGGTCTGTGATGTCATGAGCTCCCAGGAGCACTTCAATATGACTGAACACCAATAGAgcggagaaaggagaaaaagaaacgCAGGAAAGGGTCACACAGATGGCCCTGCATTTAAAAGAACTCATTTAAAAAATGCCATTGTTCTATATAAATTGTTAAACAAATTAAAATGCTTTAAGTTGCATTTTTATGATTGCTCGAGAGGAAAATGCCACTGCAAACGTTTTGATGTCAAAATGATATCGGTGGGTGTATaaatgagggaaggagaaggcAGGACGAGGTCTTACTCTCCAGGCTTATAGCAATGAGCTGCCGTCAGCACAAAGTCCTCTTCCACCAAAAAGCCACCACATGCCAAGGAACCGTTCCCCTGCGTAACATTCAAAAAGGCCATGTGCGGCTTGCTGTGAGGGATGGCTTCCCTGCCTTTCACTGCATTATCTGGGAGTACACCTgagaagg is drawn from Microcaecilia unicolor chromosome 14, aMicUni1.1, whole genome shotgun sequence and contains these coding sequences:
- the LOC115457232 gene encoding mast cell protease 1A-like; protein product: MAFLNVTQGNGSLACGGFLVEEDFVLTAAHCYKPGEAICVTLSCVSFSPFSALLVFSHIEVLLGAHDITDPESTQQHFSVLRYFPHPHFNQLTFSNDIMLLQLDGKANLTHAVRPITLPATNSTSHVTLGSFCNVAGWGRADIYNHSATHRLQEVDLEVINRDICRLYYPGLEAGLSILCVGDPGKKQGSFGGDSGGPLVCHGVVEGIVSYGKIRGVPPSVFTRISPYLPWITDTMKTVAA